The DNA region AAAACATCAGGCTTGCGCAAGCGTCACGCACTCGCAAAAAACACAACAATGAATCCAACAACAAAACATACTTTACGAACTTGTAAAAAAGGTCATCAATACTACAAGAGTAGCGACTGTCCGGTGTGCCCTGTTTGTGAAACAGATAGTAAACCTCAACAAGGCTTTTTATCTTTGTTATCGGCTCCTGCCAGAAGGGCTTTAGAAAACAAAGAAATTACCACTATAGAAAAATTAGCAGCGTATAGCGAAAAAGAACTTTTAGCGCTTCATGGTTTGGGCAAAAGCTCCATTCCTAAATTACAATCGGCATTAGAAAAAGAAAATTTAGCTTTAAAGAAAGAAAATGAACAACCACAAAGTTTTTAAAATGGCTTTTGCTTCGGTCTATCCACATTATATTGCCAAGGCGGAGAAAAAAGCAGAACCAAAGAAGAAGTCCACACTATCATTTTTTGGTTAACAGGCTACAACGAAACAAGCCTAGCCCAAATACTGGAAAACAAAACCGACTTCGAAAGCTTTTTTGCGGAAGCACCACAACTCAACCCGAATGTTACTAAAATTACAGGCGTTATTTGCGGTTATCGTGTAGAAGAAATCGAAAACCCACTGATGCAGCAAATTCGCTATCTAGACAAACTCATTGACGAATTAGCCAAAGGAAAAACAATGGAGAAAATTTTGAGGAAATAATAGGGTTCCCTTCTTCAAAAATCAAAGATAGTTTCTTTCAACGGCTTATACTTTATATCGGCACCGCATGGTTTTGCTTGATAACCCCAATAACAAAAGTACTGTGCGCACTTCCAATATTTTTTACCGAGCCTAAATCGTTAATCACAAAAGACTGATAATGCTTCATGTCTTTAACCATAATCTTCAGTAAAAAATCATAATCGCCCGAAATATTGTAACATTCCACCACTTCTTTAATCGAAACGATATCCTTTACAAACTTATTTCCTATCTCTTTGGTATGTTCCTTTAAAGTGATATTACAAAATACGGTTAATTGTAAGCCCAATTTTTCAGCATTTACAATAGCAGCGTACTTTTCTATAAAACCCTCTTTTTCCAATCGTTTAATTCTTTCATAAACGGGTGATAGGAGATAAATTTACTCGTGTAGCGATTTCTTTGGTCGTCAATTTTGCATCTTTTTGAAGCACTTTTAACAACTCCAGGTCGATCATATCTATGTTTTCTAAAGAGAAATTATCTGTTTTTTTCATTATTACAAGCACTAAAAGATTAATTATCTACAAAAATAATAAAAATAGATATATTATCTAATTTTAAACAGTAATTAAAAAAATACATCTTTTATATCAAACTTTGCAAGACAAAAAATCTAAATCCTACTACCATAATGAAAACAGTCGTACAAGAAGATTCCGGAATAAAAAATAAAAACACACAGCATGCTATCAAGAATGATTTTGCATTTACCCTAAAGAGCACTTGTTTAGATGAAAACTACCATCCCTCAAGTAAAACGCGTTTAACAACCAATTTTGCAAACCTGGCTAGAGGAGCCAATCGCCAGCAAAACTTACGTAATGCATTGAATATGATTAACAATCGATTCAATTCATTAGCCCATTTGGATAACCCAAAAGGGGATCGTTACCATGTAACACTTGAAATTCTCACTGTCACGATGAGTATCGATGATAAAGGCGGCACTAATGACCTGCCGATGATTGAGGTTTTAAAAACGAATATTTTTGACCGTAAGACGGGTCAGCAAATTGAAGGTGTTGCCGGAAATAATTATTCCTCTTATGTTCGTGATTATGATTTCAGTATTTTATTAACCGATTACAATAAGGATAAATCTAGTATTAGTGTTCCTGAAAATTATGGTGATTTGCACGGAAAATTATACAAATGCTTTGTGAATTCAACCACTTATAAAGAGCACTTTAAGAAATCTCCAATCATTTGTTTAAGTGTATCGAGTAACAAAACCTATACTCGCACGGAATATCAACACCCTGTTCTGGGTTATGAATATCAGCAGGATCATTATTCGCTCACTGATGAATATTTCTTTAAAATGGGCTTAAAAGTTCGTTTTTTCATGCCTCCGAACAGTGTAGCACCGATGGCTTTTTACCATTCTGGAGACCTACTTAATGATTATACTGATCTTGGACTAATCAGTTCCATCAGTACGATGGAGACTTTTCAGAAGATTTATCGTCCTGAAATTTACAATGCCAATTCAGTGGCTGGAAAAATCTATCAACCTAGTCT from Flavobacterium nitratireducens includes:
- a CDS encoding RNA polymerase alpha subunit C-terminal domain-containing protein, whose amino-acid sequence is MNPTTKHTLRTCKKGHQYYKSSDCPVCPVCETDSKPQQGFLSLLSAPARRALENKEITTIEKLAAYSEKELLALHGLGKSSIPKLQSALEKENLALKKENEQPQSF
- a CDS encoding DUF1852 domain-containing protein codes for the protein MKTVVQEDSGIKNKNTQHAIKNDFAFTLKSTCLDENYHPSSKTRLTTNFANLARGANRQQNLRNALNMINNRFNSLAHLDNPKGDRYHVTLEILTVTMSIDDKGGTNDLPMIEVLKTNIFDRKTGQQIEGVAGNNYSSYVRDYDFSILLTDYNKDKSSISVPENYGDLHGKLYKCFVNSTTYKEHFKKSPIICLSVSSNKTYTRTEYQHPVLGYEYQQDHYSLTDEYFFKMGLKVRFFMPPNSVAPMAFYHSGDLLNDYTDLGLISSISTMETFQKIYRPEIYNANSVAGKIYQPSLKHEDYSLTRVEYDREERSRLAVEQGKYAEEHFIKPYKNILENWSANFNL